The proteins below are encoded in one region of Paeniglutamicibacter cryotolerans:
- a CDS encoding Lrp/AsnC family transcriptional regulator, translating into MKLDPLDASIIELMTDEPGIGVLESSRRLGVARGTVQNRLNRLQEAGVVARIALQINPGAMGYPIITYCSLEIHQEHGHEEVAPLLARIPEILEMHTVSGSSDMLVKIVARSTVDLQRVLDAVSQTAGVDRTSSSIVLVTHFENRTLPLVRDAGRE; encoded by the coding sequence ATGAAACTTGATCCGCTGGACGCCTCGATCATCGAGCTGATGACCGACGAGCCCGGCATCGGTGTGCTCGAATCCTCCAGGCGCCTGGGAGTGGCCCGTGGAACGGTGCAGAACAGGCTAAACCGGCTGCAGGAGGCCGGGGTGGTTGCGCGCATCGCTCTGCAGATCAACCCGGGCGCCATGGGCTACCCGATCATCACGTATTGCTCCCTGGAGATCCACCAGGAACACGGCCACGAAGAGGTGGCACCGCTGCTGGCCAGGATCCCCGAAATCCTGGAAATGCACACCGTTTCGGGCTCCAGCGACATGCTTGTGAAGATCGTGGCCCGGTCCACCGTGGATCTGCAGCGGGTTCTGGACGCCGTTTCGCAGACCGCGGGGGTGGACCGGACCTCCAGCTCGATCGTGCTGGTCACCCACTTCGAAAACCGGACCCTGCCGCTTGTCCGCGACGCCGGCAGAGAGTAG
- a CDS encoding D-arabinono-1,4-lactone oxidase, whose protein sequence is MFLAGTVAVEQDHQVRSSPLGLRARIDGVEHAPHQTTRRCSGARVTRCCRSGALPNRCPAPAPRPPPLTGAWSSSRETFRHVFSADDARRRRLPQLPCGAGRGRPRLPPRRPAGSGSAGHESFYIAVHRYAGEAAGEFFGQVEEVFIAHGGCPHWGKMPTRDASYLREQYPHFGGFLAQRKAVDPDGILLYGHLREMLGL, encoded by the coding sequence GTGTTCCTCGCGGGAACCGTAGCCGTGGAACAGGATCACCAGGTGCGTTCCAGTCCGCTCGGCCTCCGGGCGCGAATAGATGGCGTGGAGCATGCGCCCCATCAAACCACACGCCGGTGCTCAGGTGCCCGGGTCACCCGATGTTGTAGATCGGGCGCACTCCCGAACCGGTGCCCGGCGCCGGCACCACGGCCCCCTCCGCTCACCGGCGCTTGGAGCAGTTCACGTGAGACATTCCGACACGTATTTTCAGCAGACGATGCCCGCCGTCGACGACTTCCCCAGCTACCTTGCGGCGCTGGACGCGGCCGGCCTCGCCTCCCGCCCCGTCGGCCTGCTGGATCTGGATCGGCTGGGCACGAAAGCTTCTACATCGCCGTCCACCGCTATGCGGGGGAAGCCGCCGGGGAGTTCTTCGGGCAAGTGGAAGAGGTCTTCATCGCCCATGGCGGGTGCCCGCACTGGGGCAAGATGCCTACCCGCGACGCTTCCTACCTGCGGGAGCAGTACCCGCATTTCGGCGGCTTCCTGGCCCAGCGCAAGGCGGTCGACCCGGACGGCATCCTCCTCTACGGGCACCTGCGCGAGATGCTGGGGCTCTAG
- a CDS encoding AzlD domain-containing protein, producing the protein MSTWTWILLAAAVAYLTKLLGYLVPARVLENERALRAAGTVTIGLLASLTMVNTVSAGTSVIIDARAGALVAALVALLLRAPFLAVVIAGAAAAAVLRLLGAR; encoded by the coding sequence ATGAGCACTTGGACCTGGATCCTGCTGGCAGCCGCCGTGGCGTACCTGACGAAATTGTTGGGCTACCTCGTGCCAGCCCGGGTGCTGGAGAATGAGCGGGCCCTACGTGCAGCGGGAACCGTCACCATCGGGTTGCTCGCCTCGCTGACCATGGTCAATACGGTCTCCGCAGGCACCTCGGTGATCATTGACGCCCGGGCGGGTGCCTTGGTGGCCGCGCTGGTGGCGCTGCTGCTGCGGGCGCCGTTCCTGGCCGTGGTGATTGCGGGCGCCGCGGCAGCTGCCGTCTTGCGCCTCCTCGGCGCTCGCTGA
- the hisC gene encoding histidinol-phosphate transaminase yields MTLPHRSSLDHIPPYKQGQGPAAGAAASHKLSSNENPYPPLASVTAAVAECLGGINEYPNGGAPELTARLAEQFSVSAENICLGAGSVEVAAQLIHATTDPGDEVMFAWRSFEAYPMLARVAGAVPLEVPLDAEGRHDLPAMAAAITDRTRLVFICNPNNPTGTIVTTAEVEAFMREVPSTVLVVIDEAYLHFNREPGSAQGIEFFRSYPNVAVLHTFSKAYGLAGLRVGYAIAPAEVAANLRKTAIPFAVTTLAQHAAVASLDAEDELQVRIDALIQARAELSARFTAAGIEFPPSYANFIWLPTGEDTGAVDAILRERGIWGRAFAGEGIRISIGNPEANEAILAAVTAAVPGVRVQLG; encoded by the coding sequence ATGACGCTGCCGCACCGTTCCTCGCTTGACCACATCCCGCCCTACAAGCAGGGCCAGGGCCCCGCTGCCGGCGCTGCCGCCTCCCACAAGCTCTCTTCCAACGAAAACCCCTACCCTCCGCTGGCCTCGGTCACCGCGGCCGTCGCGGAATGCCTCGGCGGCATCAACGAATACCCCAACGGCGGGGCACCGGAACTCACGGCCCGACTGGCCGAGCAGTTCTCCGTGTCAGCCGAAAACATCTGCCTGGGTGCCGGGTCGGTCGAGGTTGCCGCACAGCTGATCCACGCCACCACCGATCCCGGCGACGAGGTCATGTTCGCCTGGCGCTCCTTCGAGGCCTACCCGATGCTGGCCCGCGTGGCCGGGGCCGTCCCCCTCGAGGTCCCGCTCGATGCCGAGGGCCGCCACGACCTTCCCGCCATGGCAGCGGCGATCACCGACCGCACCCGGCTGGTCTTCATCTGCAACCCCAACAATCCCACCGGCACCATCGTGACCACCGCCGAGGTGGAGGCCTTCATGCGGGAGGTACCGTCCACCGTGCTGGTGGTCATCGACGAGGCATACCTGCATTTCAACCGGGAGCCCGGCTCGGCTCAGGGCATCGAATTCTTCCGCAGCTACCCCAACGTCGCCGTGCTGCATACCTTTTCCAAGGCCTACGGCTTGGCCGGGCTGCGGGTCGGCTACGCGATCGCCCCCGCCGAGGTGGCGGCGAACCTCCGCAAGACGGCCATTCCCTTCGCCGTGACCACGCTGGCCCAACATGCCGCCGTCGCGTCGCTGGATGCCGAGGATGAACTGCAGGTCCGCATCGACGCCCTGATCCAGGCCCGCGCCGAGCTCAGCGCCCGATTCACGGCGGCTGGAATCGAGTTCCCACCCTCCTATGCCAACTTCATTTGGCTGCCCACCGGCGAGGACACCGGCGCCGTGGATGCAATCCTGCGGGAGCGCGGAATCTGGGGCCGCGCCTTCGCCGGCGAGGGCATCCGCATCTCCATCGGCAACCCGGAAGCCAACGAAGCGATCCTGGCGGCCGTGACGGCCGCAGTACCGGGCGTGCGCGTCCAACTCGGCTAG
- a CDS encoding glycerophosphodiester phosphodiesterase encodes MSIFVFAHRGSSERFAENTRAAYLQALVEGADGIECDVHLSADGQVVCHHDPTVNRTSNATGRVAELTLAQLRALDFCSWKGAELPSGYGGPHEQLLTLGELVGLMLADGSEVGLAVEIKHPSPFGRKLEERVLEELRALGWGARDSQIGNITVSFMSFDPGSVDWLLGHVPAEYVCQLVTSVDAEWIDELARDGMVDKAAVAGVLAESMEAGVQLLDRGLPGIAGPGVSYLRAHPDALKRWLDNGRTFRVWTVDREKDADYLVAAGVTQLTSNRPALLKEYLGLAAGRG; translated from the coding sequence ATGAGCATCTTTGTCTTTGCGCACCGTGGTTCCAGTGAACGCTTCGCCGAGAACACCAGGGCCGCCTATCTGCAGGCGCTCGTCGAGGGCGCCGACGGCATCGAATGCGATGTCCATCTGAGCGCCGATGGCCAGGTCGTCTGCCACCACGACCCGACGGTGAACCGGACCTCGAACGCCACCGGCAGGGTCGCGGAGCTGACCCTTGCCCAACTGCGCGCCTTGGATTTCTGTTCGTGGAAGGGCGCCGAACTGCCCTCCGGTTATGGGGGCCCGCATGAGCAGCTGCTGACCCTCGGTGAGCTGGTGGGACTGATGCTCGCCGATGGATCGGAGGTCGGGCTGGCTGTGGAGATCAAACATCCGAGCCCGTTTGGCCGGAAGCTCGAGGAGCGGGTGTTGGAGGAGCTGCGCGCACTGGGCTGGGGTGCGCGGGATTCGCAGATCGGCAATATCACCGTTTCATTCATGAGCTTCGACCCGGGCTCGGTGGATTGGCTACTCGGGCACGTTCCGGCCGAATACGTATGCCAGCTGGTGACGTCAGTCGATGCGGAATGGATCGATGAACTGGCACGCGACGGGATGGTCGACAAGGCCGCGGTGGCAGGCGTTCTGGCCGAGTCGATGGAAGCGGGCGTGCAGTTGCTGGATCGCGGGCTCCCGGGCATCGCCGGTCCCGGCGTGTCTTACCTGCGCGCGCACCCCGATGCGCTGAAGCGCTGGTTGGATAACGGGAGGACCTTCCGGGTCTGGACCGTGGACCGGGAGAAGGACGCTGATTACCTCGTGGCGGCGGGCGTCACCCAGCTGACCAGCAACCGCCCGGCGCTGCTCAAGGAATACCTGGGTCTTGCCGCGGGGCGCGGCTGA
- a CDS encoding thiamine pyrophosphate-binding protein, translating into MSSVSSAVSRALLNNNVTEIFGVMGNGNAHFLDAVVRDGLNFTAVRHEGASVAAADAYFRITGKLAVATTTYGAGFTNAITGLAESVMAQIPTLLVVGEAPSTGMRPWDIDQSAINAALGATTFVLDAERPAAITGEAMAYALRERTAVVLAIPYDIAAAEAPEEPAVVLADLQTSTQHPAPAPELLTQYANALSAARRPVILYGRGARLSGAAEAITLLADKLGALSASTVLAPNLLGSRAGDLGIAGGFSTEETAELIAQADVVLVVGARLNQFTMRFGDLIASGAQVLQVDIAETATHARVDAFLRGDAAGALIALEALVSERPEAQKWSSAAADRLVRIKDRDNGSGQAPDGLLDPRSVASALNTILPKDRIVVQDGGHFIGWGPMYWDVTGPHALTLVGTAYQTIGLGLASAVGAGAAAGDSTVVLATGDGGLLMGLADMESVIRSVKSGVIVVYNDAAYGAEVHQYGSIGLHEGPMLIPEVDFAAIARGLGARATKVLTLDDLAELSEWVAAGAQGVFVVDCRISPDVRAPYMEEVLEANRKASLAR; encoded by the coding sequence ATGTCTTCAGTTTCATCCGCGGTTTCCCGCGCCCTTTTAAACAACAACGTCACCGAAATCTTCGGCGTCATGGGCAACGGAAACGCCCACTTCCTTGATGCCGTCGTCCGTGACGGGCTGAACTTCACCGCGGTGCGCCATGAGGGCGCCTCCGTCGCCGCGGCCGACGCCTACTTCCGGATCACCGGCAAGCTGGCCGTCGCCACCACGACCTATGGTGCCGGCTTCACCAATGCCATCACCGGACTGGCCGAATCCGTCATGGCGCAGATTCCCACGTTGCTGGTCGTCGGCGAGGCCCCTTCCACCGGCATGCGCCCTTGGGACATCGACCAGAGCGCTATCAATGCCGCGCTCGGCGCCACCACGTTCGTGCTCGACGCCGAACGGCCGGCCGCCATCACCGGCGAGGCCATGGCCTACGCGCTGCGCGAGCGCACGGCCGTGGTGCTGGCCATTCCGTACGACATCGCGGCGGCCGAGGCGCCCGAGGAGCCGGCGGTCGTGCTGGCCGATCTCCAGACCTCCACCCAGCACCCCGCTCCGGCGCCCGAGCTGCTGACCCAGTACGCGAATGCACTGTCCGCCGCTCGGCGTCCGGTCATCCTCTATGGCCGCGGCGCCCGCCTCTCCGGCGCGGCCGAGGCCATTACGCTGCTGGCCGACAAGCTCGGTGCGTTGAGCGCCAGCACGGTGCTGGCCCCCAACCTGCTCGGTTCGCGAGCGGGAGACCTGGGCATTGCTGGGGGTTTCTCCACCGAAGAGACGGCCGAATTGATTGCCCAGGCGGATGTCGTACTCGTGGTCGGCGCGCGGTTGAACCAGTTCACGATGCGCTTCGGTGACTTGATTGCCTCAGGTGCTCAGGTGCTGCAGGTCGACATCGCCGAAACTGCAACCCATGCCCGGGTCGACGCCTTCCTGCGGGGGGACGCAGCCGGTGCCTTGATCGCGCTGGAGGCATTGGTTTCCGAACGCCCCGAGGCGCAGAAGTGGTCCAGTGCCGCGGCCGATCGCCTGGTCCGGATCAAGGACCGCGACAACGGCTCCGGCCAGGCGCCCGACGGGCTGCTGGACCCGCGCTCCGTCGCTTCCGCGCTGAACACGATCCTGCCCAAGGACCGGATCGTGGTCCAGGACGGCGGGCACTTCATCGGCTGGGGCCCGATGTACTGGGACGTTACCGGGCCGCACGCGCTGACGCTGGTCGGCACCGCCTATCAGACCATCGGCCTGGGCCTTGCCTCGGCCGTGGGCGCCGGCGCTGCGGCGGGGGACTCGACGGTGGTGCTGGCCACCGGCGACGGCGGCCTGCTGATGGGTCTGGCCGACATGGAATCAGTCATCCGCTCCGTGAAGAGCGGCGTCATCGTGGTCTACAACGACGCCGCCTACGGCGCCGAGGTGCACCAGTATGGATCCATCGGCCTGCACGAGGGCCCGATGCTGATCCCCGAGGTCGATTTCGCCGCCATCGCGCGCGGCTTGGGGGCCCGGGCCACCAAGGTCCTCACCCTGGATGACCTCGCAGAGTTGAGCGAATGGGTCGCCGCCGGAGCCCAGGGCGTCTTCGTCGTCGACTGCCGGATCTCCCCGGACGTCCGAGCTCCCTACATGGAGGAAGTGCTGGAGGCCAACCGCAAGGCCAGCCTCGCCCGCTAG
- a CDS encoding endonuclease/exonuclease/phosphatase family protein — protein sequence MRVIIRAVLTASVAAILAGSSIAPASAFTRLTEGQSHLRTDMTSTSNPAGTPAFAAASKLRIATFNTSLNREYAGALASDLSTPQNAQGRAVAEIVQRSAPDILLVNEFDYDAKGESAGYFRTNYLAVGQNGQDGIDYPYVYAAPSNTGVPSGADLDRDGTVGGPADALGYGDFEGQYGMVLYSRYPILTGQVRTLQNFLWADMPDSRLPTDFYSPLKRKVLRLPSKSQWDVPVQVGDAVIHVIAAHPTPPVFDGPEKRNQRRNHDEIRLINDYVTGGKAAKYIYDDAGKRGGLAKGEKFVVLGDLNSDPARGDSDPVAITSLLGNKLLRDVKPASPSVTGDPIPGQPVTENVNTADFGRGALGMLRVDYVLPSRNLLPEAAGVFWPGPGSPGNLLVSGWPSASSDHRLVWVDVKAP from the coding sequence GTGCGTGTGATTATCCGTGCGGTCCTTACCGCCTCAGTAGCCGCCATTCTGGCGGGCTCCTCCATCGCGCCCGCCTCCGCCTTCACCCGACTCACCGAGGGGCAGTCGCACCTGCGCACGGATATGACATCGACATCGAACCCCGCTGGAACCCCGGCTTTTGCCGCCGCATCGAAACTGCGCATCGCCACGTTCAACACCTCGCTGAACCGTGAATACGCCGGGGCTCTGGCGAGCGACCTGTCGACCCCCCAGAACGCCCAGGGGCGTGCGGTGGCGGAAATCGTCCAGCGCTCGGCGCCGGACATCCTGCTGGTCAACGAATTCGACTACGACGCCAAGGGTGAGTCGGCGGGCTACTTCAGGACCAACTACCTGGCCGTCGGACAGAACGGGCAGGACGGAATCGACTACCCCTACGTCTATGCTGCGCCGTCAAACACCGGGGTGCCCAGCGGGGCGGATCTCGACCGGGACGGAACAGTCGGCGGACCGGCAGACGCGCTGGGCTATGGGGACTTCGAGGGCCAGTACGGCATGGTCCTGTACTCCCGCTATCCGATCCTGACCGGGCAGGTCCGCACGCTGCAGAACTTCCTCTGGGCAGACATGCCTGATTCGCGGCTCCCCACAGATTTCTACAGCCCGCTCAAACGCAAGGTCCTGCGCCTGCCGAGCAAGTCGCAATGGGACGTCCCGGTGCAGGTCGGTGACGCAGTCATCCACGTAATAGCCGCCCACCCGACGCCACCGGTGTTCGACGGTCCGGAAAAGCGGAACCAGCGCCGCAACCACGACGAGATCCGGCTGATCAACGACTACGTCACCGGCGGCAAGGCCGCCAAATACATCTACGACGACGCCGGCAAGCGCGGCGGGCTGGCCAAGGGCGAGAAGTTCGTGGTCCTCGGAGACCTGAACTCCGATCCGGCCCGGGGCGACTCCGATCCGGTGGCGATCACCTCGCTTCTGGGCAACAAGCTGCTGCGCGACGTGAAGCCCGCATCGCCGTCGGTTACCGGGGATCCCATACCGGGCCAACCGGTCACCGAAAACGTGAACACCGCGGACTTCGGCCGCGGGGCCTTGGGCATGCTGCGCGTCGACTACGTCCTGCCCTCCAGGAACCTGCTCCCGGAGGCGGCTGGTGTCTTCTGGCCCGGCCCCGGCAGCCCCGGAAACCTGCTCGTCAGCGGTTGGCCGTCTGCCAGCAGCGACCACAGGCTGGTCTGGGTGGACGTGAAGGCGCCGTAA
- a CDS encoding DUF445 domain-containing protein encodes MSDLSPVAAPLTDLDRALALRRMKRLATSLLVMMAVVFAVAFALQERYPWLQYVRAAAEGGMVGALADWFAVTALFKHPMGLKIPHTAIIPRKKDQIGESLGEFVQENFLSEEVVSEKLRQLHFAATVGTWLRKPASAERVAKEASVAIGAILEVLDDEDVLRLIESLAKKHMLAPEWSSTLGRIVQRLVADGHHRPLVDLLVERAQEWVGSNRSTVVGLVATHSPSWIPNMVDQLLGEKIHRELLKLTAAVRANPNHPLRLSIDAWLADFATDMQGSPEMIAKVEELKHSLLGDPQLRELAATSWSSIKQALIDAVSHPESELRRSFVRGLIDLGNRLRTDAALSAKVDGWVVGAAGYLLATYGGEIAMLIKDTVARWDGNETSQKIELQVGRDLQFIRINGTVVGSLAGLLIFTVANALLG; translated from the coding sequence ATGTCCGACCTGTCGCCCGTAGCTGCCCCGCTCACCGACCTCGACCGGGCCTTGGCGCTGCGTCGCATGAAACGCCTGGCCACCTCGCTCCTGGTGATGATGGCGGTGGTGTTTGCCGTGGCCTTCGCGCTTCAGGAGCGCTACCCGTGGCTTCAATACGTGCGTGCGGCGGCGGAAGGCGGCATGGTCGGCGCGTTGGCCGACTGGTTCGCGGTCACGGCACTGTTCAAGCACCCGATGGGCCTGAAAATCCCCCACACGGCGATCATCCCGCGCAAGAAGGACCAGATCGGGGAATCCCTGGGCGAGTTCGTGCAGGAGAACTTCCTCTCCGAGGAGGTCGTGTCGGAGAAACTGAGGCAGCTCCACTTTGCCGCCACCGTTGGAACCTGGCTACGGAAGCCAGCCTCGGCGGAGCGGGTGGCCAAGGAGGCATCGGTGGCGATCGGCGCGATCCTCGAGGTGCTGGACGACGAGGACGTGCTCCGGCTGATCGAGTCCCTGGCCAAGAAGCACATGCTTGCCCCCGAATGGTCCTCCACGCTGGGGCGCATCGTGCAGCGGCTGGTCGCCGATGGGCATCACCGCCCGCTCGTGGACCTTCTCGTCGAACGCGCCCAGGAATGGGTGGGGTCCAACCGCTCCACGGTGGTGGGGCTGGTGGCCACCCACTCGCCCTCCTGGATCCCGAACATGGTCGATCAGCTGCTGGGCGAGAAGATCCACCGTGAACTGCTCAAGCTCACGGCCGCCGTGCGCGCCAATCCTAACCACCCGCTGCGCCTGAGCATCGATGCCTGGCTGGCGGATTTCGCCACTGACATGCAGGGCTCGCCGGAGATGATCGCCAAGGTGGAGGAGCTGAAGCACTCGCTGCTGGGCGATCCGCAGCTGCGCGAACTGGCGGCCACCAGCTGGTCAAGCATCAAGCAGGCGCTCATCGATGCCGTGTCGCATCCGGAATCCGAGCTTCGGCGCTCCTTCGTCCGGGGTCTGATCGACCTGGGAAACCGCCTGCGTACAGACGCGGCGCTCTCCGCGAAGGTCGACGGCTGGGTCGTGGGAGCCGCCGGGTATCTGCTGGCCACCTATGGCGGGGAGATCGCCATGCTGATCAAGGACACCGTCGCCCGCTGGGACGGCAATGAAACCAGTCAGAAGATCGAGCTCCAAGTCGGCCGGGACCTGCAGTTCATCAGGATCAACGGCACGGTGGTCGGCTCGCTGGCAGGTCTTCTCATCTTCACCGTGGCCAACGCCCTGTTGGGCTAG
- a CDS encoding alpha/beta hydrolase translates to MLHAIYSRPEAERTGTHLVILFHGYGSREEHMIPWFSALPGDATGVALRGGLDMDGEYGWFLLDYFLANDFAEVLSGAGRVFDWQDANATGYASISLLGHSQGMAMASTLQRLRPGSYRAVVGLSGFVLDNELLNLTDTVPGDRAEAIPFFWGRDPMDPVINADALEHTADWLSANSRLTARSYPGMGHGFGPEEQRDVAAFLNHYLR, encoded by the coding sequence ATGCTCCACGCCATCTATTCGCGCCCGGAGGCCGAGCGGACTGGAACGCACCTGGTGATCCTGTTCCACGGCTACGGTTCCCGCGAGGAACACATGATCCCGTGGTTCTCCGCGTTGCCCGGGGATGCCACCGGGGTCGCCCTGCGCGGCGGGCTGGACATGGACGGTGAATACGGATGGTTCCTGCTCGACTACTTCCTGGCCAACGACTTCGCCGAGGTGCTCTCCGGCGCCGGGAGGGTGTTCGACTGGCAGGACGCAAACGCGACCGGGTACGCCTCGATCAGCCTGCTGGGCCATTCCCAGGGCATGGCGATGGCCTCGACGTTGCAGCGCCTGCGGCCCGGCTCTTACCGGGCCGTGGTGGGGCTGAGCGGGTTCGTGCTGGATAACGAGCTGCTGAACCTCACCGACACCGTGCCGGGGGATCGGGCCGAGGCGATCCCGTTCTTCTGGGGCCGGGACCCGATGGACCCGGTCATCAACGCCGACGCGCTCGAACACACGGCGGACTGGCTGTCGGCAAACTCGCGGCTCACGGCACGGAGCTACCCGGGCATGGGCCATGGGTTCGGTCCCGAGGAGCAGCGCGACGTGGCGGCCTTCCTGAACCATTACCTGCGTTGA
- a CDS encoding DUF2871 domain-containing protein, with protein MLRLFYTSFSFGIVGILSGLYYRELTKAHHFTDRSASQLGLVHSHFLVLGFVILLLVLALEKLFSLSGVAPKLFNWFFWTWTIGVAITGGMMAVKGSLVVVGADAGSAALSGIAGLGHICLTAGFVLLFLAVRRALVAGNVRSAPRA; from the coding sequence GTGCTCCGATTGTTCTACACCTCCTTCAGCTTCGGCATCGTCGGCATTCTCTCCGGGCTGTACTACCGTGAGCTGACCAAGGCCCACCACTTCACCGACCGCTCGGCCTCGCAACTGGGCCTGGTCCACTCGCACTTCCTGGTGCTCGGCTTCGTCATCCTGCTGCTTGTCCTGGCACTGGAGAAGCTCTTCTCCCTCTCCGGCGTTGCACCGAAGCTCTTCAACTGGTTCTTCTGGACCTGGACGATCGGCGTCGCCATCACCGGCGGCATGATGGCGGTTAAGGGCTCACTGGTGGTGGTGGGTGCCGACGCCGGATCGGCGGCACTCTCGGGTATCGCCGGACTCGGCCATATCTGCCTGACCGCCGGATTCGTGCTGCTCTTCCTCGCGGTGCGTCGGGCCTTGGTGGCCGGCAACGTCCGGTCCGCGCCCCGTGCCTGA
- a CDS encoding AzlC family ABC transporter permease, whose amino-acid sequence MKIQLTPASKIALSISLATGLYGISFGALGVAAGLSVWQAVALSLLMFTGGSQFAFIGVLAGGGSGGAAFGAASLLGIRNAVYGMQMNSMLRPTGWLRPAAAHVTIDESVATASGQSDPDEQRRGFWIAGVGVFVLWNIFTALGALLGDALGDPKAWGLDGAAVAAFLGLLWPRLRSREPVAIAVVCALATVLVIPLVPPGIPILVAAAIAAVWGWWGKGPAREGLEPDLDPYAHERRGETSEGGKP is encoded by the coding sequence GTGAAAATCCAGCTGACGCCCGCCTCCAAGATCGCCCTGTCGATCTCCCTGGCGACCGGGCTCTACGGGATTTCCTTCGGCGCCCTGGGTGTTGCCGCCGGGTTGTCGGTCTGGCAGGCGGTGGCACTGAGCCTGCTGATGTTCACCGGAGGTTCGCAGTTCGCGTTCATCGGTGTTCTGGCCGGCGGTGGTTCGGGCGGGGCGGCCTTCGGCGCCGCATCGCTGCTAGGCATCAGAAATGCCGTGTATGGAATGCAAATGAATTCGATGTTGCGTCCGACCGGCTGGCTGCGGCCTGCGGCCGCCCACGTGACCATCGACGAATCGGTTGCCACGGCTTCCGGACAAAGCGATCCGGACGAGCAGCGACGTGGATTCTGGATCGCCGGGGTCGGCGTATTCGTCTTATGGAATATCTTTACCGCGCTCGGCGCACTCCTGGGCGACGCCCTGGGGGACCCGAAAGCCTGGGGGCTGGATGGTGCAGCGGTGGCCGCGTTCCTGGGCCTGCTCTGGCCACGGCTGCGCTCGCGTGAGCCAGTGGCCATTGCGGTCGTCTGCGCACTGGCAACCGTGCTGGTGATTCCGCTGGTCCCGCCCGGGATTCCGATTCTTGTCGCGGCGGCCATCGCCGCGGTCTGGGGCTGGTGGGGGAAGGGCCCCGCCCGCGAGGGGCTGGAGCCCGACCTTGACCCGTACGCGCATGAGCGCCGCGGTGAGACATCCGAGGGAGGAAAGCCATGA